The uncultured Roseibium sp. genome contains a region encoding:
- a CDS encoding YiaA/YiaB family inner membrane protein encodes MQDPATKHSHPWTLFTMISFGVSAAMMAIGIFNLEASFAAKGFYAMAAFMLVHSSVSLTKTLRDREEAVKFHNRIEDARTEKLLMDVGTSNKV; translated from the coding sequence ATGCAAGACCCCGCAACCAAGCATTCGCATCCCTGGACCCTGTTCACCATGATCAGCTTCGGCGTTTCCGCCGCGATGATGGCCATCGGCATCTTCAACCTGGAGGCCAGCTTCGCCGCCAAGGGCTTCTACGCCATGGCCGCATTCATGCTGGTGCATTCCTCCGTCTCACTGACCAAGACGCTGCGCGACCGGGAAGAAGCGGTGAAATTCCACAATCGGATCGAGGATGCCCGGACCGAAAAGCTGCTGATGGATGTCGGCACATCGAACAAGGTCTGA
- a CDS encoding IS3 family transposase (programmed frameshift): MKRTRFTDEQIIGILAEHEAGVKCADLCRKHGMSEGTFYNWKAKFGGLTVSEAKRLKALEDENARLKRLLAEQMLDLAAMKELVSKKLVTPAVKREAVAHLRSQLGLSERRACRISGADRKMVRYQAQRAPDTELRGRLRDLANERRRFGYRRLFVLLRREGEPSGINRIYRLYREEGLTVRKRKARRKAVGTRAPILVEARPNARWSLDFVHDQFANGQRFRVLNVVDDVTRECLAAIPDTSISGRRVVRELTALIERRGKPGMIVSDNGTELTSNAILRWCSEHGIEWHYIAPGKPMQNGFVESFNGRMRDELLNETMFRNLAHARIVIAAWAADYNTERPHSALNYQTPADYARTLTTAIARPATRDENSARWAIDQPAPIGVNTNQAPVAAG, from the exons ATGAAGCGAACACGTTTCACAGACGAGCAGATCATCGGCATCCTGGCCGAGCACGAGGCAGGCGTGAAGTGCGCGGACCTGTGTCGTAAGCACGGCATGTCGGAAGGGACCTTCTACAACTGGAAGGCCAAGTTCGGCGGCTTGACGGTGTCGGAGGCGAAGCGGCTGAAGGCGCTCGAGGATGAGAACGCCAGGCTCAAGAGGCTTCTGGCCGAGCAGATGCTTGATCTGGCGGCAATGAAGGAGCTGGTATCAAAAAAAT TGGTGACGCCTGCCGTGAAGCGCGAGGCGGTCGCGCACCTGAGGTCCCAGCTCGGGCTCTCGGAACGGCGGGCGTGCCGGATTTCCGGGGCAGATCGCAAGATGGTCCGCTACCAAGCGCAGCGTGCTCCGGATACGGAGCTGCGCGGTCGGCTGCGGGACTTGGCGAATGAACGTCGCCGGTTTGGCTATCGACGGCTCTTCGTCTTGTTGCGCCGCGAGGGCGAGCCTTCCGGGATCAACCGGATCTATCGGCTCTACCGCGAGGAAGGGTTGACGGTCCGCAAACGGAAGGCTCGGCGCAAGGCCGTTGGAACACGGGCACCGATCCTGGTCGAGGCACGGCCAAATGCGCGCTGGTCGCTCGATTTTGTGCATGATCAGTTCGCCAACGGCCAGCGCTTCCGGGTGCTCAACGTGGTGGACGACGTCACCCGTGAATGTCTCGCCGCGATCCCGGACACCTCGATCTCGGGGCGCCGTGTCGTGCGTGAACTCACGGCCCTGATCGAGCGCCGCGGGAAGCCCGGAATGATCGTCAGTGACAACGGAACCGAACTAACCAGTAACGCCATCCTGCGGTGGTGTTCCGAGCACGGGATCGAATGGCATTACATCGCGCCGGGCAAGCCGATGCAGAACGGCTTCGTCGAGAGTTTCAATGGGCGGATGCGGGACGAACTGCTCAACGAGACCATGTTCCGCAACCTGGCTCACGCCCGTATCGTGATCGCGGCCTGGGCCGCCGACTACAACACCGAACGCCCGCATTCTGCCTTGAACTACCAGACCCCGGCTGACTATGCGCGAACGCTGACCACTGCAATCGCCCGGCCCGCTACGCGAGATGAAAACTCCGCGCGTTGGGCGATTGATCAACCTGCGCCGATCGGCGTAAATACCAACCAGGCTCCGGTCGCGGCTGGGTGA
- a CDS encoding SDR family NAD(P)-dependent oxidoreductase: MKKVLVLGGYGGFGKRLSTRLARDGWQVLVAGRNGDKAEAFAATLANTQALVADRNGDLSPILKQHRPDLLIDAAGPFQGSGYGVVEACIAQGVHYIDLADARDFVCGIGALNEAATRAGVTVISGGSSVPALSGAVVRRLADDLETVRSVETSLSASNRATAGASVSAAILSYLGKPVRIWRRRRWRQAYGLQQIKRERYAIAGQKPLSRLVALADVPDHAILPAELPGKPATIFRAGPEFGFQLIALWLLSWPVRWGWLRSAVPLARWLLPLQRLTSGFGSDRSAMAVDVKGLHRGAPQIRRWTLIADRGDGPEIPVIPAQLLANALAAGRLKPGATTSAALLSLKDFDEAFGGNAVTQAIETRAYAPLYQRVIGPAFDTLPLPVRALHTVVGDGGATGTATVRRGRSPLARLVATVMRFPPEGDHDLHVSFEEHDGIEHWTRDFGGHVFSSTLSQSGTHLEERFGPMRFYFDLPADASGLTMVMRRWTVFSVPLPLALAPKSTAREWAADEDFCFDVPIDLPLIGRIVHYRGRLRVV; this comes from the coding sequence TTGAAGAAAGTTCTCGTTCTCGGCGGATACGGCGGCTTCGGCAAGCGCCTGTCGACCCGGCTGGCCCGGGACGGCTGGCAGGTGCTGGTCGCCGGGCGGAACGGCGACAAGGCCGAAGCTTTCGCGGCCACGCTGGCGAATACGCAAGCCCTGGTCGCGGACCGCAACGGGGATCTGTCACCGATCCTGAAACAGCATCGGCCGGATCTGCTGATCGACGCGGCCGGCCCGTTCCAGGGCAGCGGCTACGGCGTCGTGGAAGCCTGCATCGCCCAGGGCGTCCACTATATCGATCTCGCCGACGCGCGCGACTTCGTCTGCGGCATCGGCGCTCTGAACGAGGCAGCCACACGGGCGGGGGTGACGGTCATATCGGGCGGCTCCAGCGTTCCGGCCCTGTCCGGCGCCGTCGTTCGCCGGCTTGCCGACGACTTGGAGACGGTCCGCTCGGTCGAGACGTCCCTCAGCGCTTCCAACCGGGCGACGGCGGGCGCTTCCGTTTCCGCGGCCATCCTGAGCTATCTGGGAAAGCCCGTGCGGATCTGGCGCAGGCGGAGATGGCGACAGGCCTATGGCCTCCAGCAGATCAAGCGGGAACGCTACGCGATTGCCGGCCAGAAACCGCTGTCGCGCCTCGTCGCCCTGGCGGACGTGCCCGACCACGCGATCTTGCCCGCGGAACTGCCGGGCAAGCCGGCCACCATCTTCCGGGCGGGACCGGAATTCGGCTTCCAGCTCATCGCCCTCTGGCTTTTGAGCTGGCCGGTCAGATGGGGCTGGCTGCGCTCCGCCGTTCCCCTGGCCCGGTGGCTGCTGCCCCTGCAACGGCTCACCTCCGGTTTTGGCTCGGACCGCTCCGCCATGGCCGTGGACGTCAAGGGTCTTCACCGGGGCGCGCCTCAAATCAGGCGCTGGACCCTGATCGCCGACCGGGGCGACGGCCCGGAGATCCCGGTGATCCCGGCCCAGCTTCTGGCCAACGCGCTTGCCGCCGGACGGTTGAAGCCCGGCGCAACGACATCCGCGGCCCTGCTGTCACTCAAGGATTTCGACGAAGCTTTCGGCGGGAATGCCGTCACCCAGGCCATCGAGACGCGGGCCTATGCGCCGCTCTACCAGCGCGTCATTGGACCGGCCTTCGATACCCTGCCCTTGCCCGTGCGCGCATTGCATACGGTCGTCGGCGATGGCGGCGCGACGGGAACCGCAACTGTCCGACGCGGAAGGTCGCCCCTCGCCCGCCTCGTCGCCACGGTGATGCGGTTTCCGCCGGAAGGAGACCACGATCTCCATGTTTCCTTTGAGGAACATGACGGCATCGAGCACTGGACCCGCGACTTCGGCGGCCATGTCTTTTCAAGCACCCTCAGCCAGTCCGGCACCCATCTGGAAGAGCGCTTCGGCCCGATGCGGTTTTATTTCGACCTGCCGGCCGACGCGTCCGGCCTGACCATGGTCATGCGCAGATGGACGGTCTTTTCCGTCCCCCTGCCGCTCGCCCTCGCCCCGAAAAGCACGGCGCGGGAATGGGCAGCGGACGAGGACTTCTGTTTCGACGTGCCCATCGACCTGCCGCTGATCGGACGGATCGTCCACTATCGCGGCCGGCTGCGAGTGGTGTGA
- a CDS encoding SgcJ/EcaC family oxidoreductase, which produces MLFRLFIASLIALSLSGAAAAQDNPIVKRLADFTLAYNARDASAIAGFYTEKAALLPPRSKALVGREPISTHYAKAFADGVGDLTYKVLEIEQTGPDTAVEIGETQVKLGKRTIMGRSMHVWKNTGGQWFLHRDIYHVLAVSK; this is translated from the coding sequence ATGTTGTTTCGTTTGTTCATCGCCAGCCTGATCGCGCTCTCCTTAAGCGGAGCCGCTGCCGCGCAAGACAATCCGATCGTGAAACGTCTGGCCGATTTCACCCTTGCCTATAACGCCAGGGACGCGTCGGCGATTGCCGGCTTCTACACCGAAAAGGCCGCCCTGCTTCCGCCCCGGAGCAAGGCATTGGTCGGCCGTGAGCCGATCTCGACACACTACGCGAAGGCTTTCGCGGACGGGGTCGGAGACCTCACTTACAAGGTTCTGGAGATCGAGCAGACCGGCCCCGACACGGCCGTCGAGATCGGCGAAACCCAGGTCAAGCTTGGCAAGCGGACCATCATGGGCCGGTCCATGCATGTCTGGAAGAACACGGGCGGCCAATGGTTCCTGCACCGGGACATCTACCACGTGCTCGCCGTTTCCAAGTGA
- a CDS encoding TetR/AcrR family transcriptional regulator, with product MFNILIGDWLMAGVQKAKSEETHRRILEAAIALMEEGGLNAVQIRAVAAKAGYSVGSVYKHYADIDALIIAVNAITLSRIHDTMTAATEGLEDPVARLKALAHAYLEFARKNVTLWRGLFDHHLADGKDIPDDHRQQNIALLSFIGREIQTLEPGMDAAALAARTRTCFAAVHGLVTISLEARFVGLSQDTLPVEMDFLVDRLAGR from the coding sequence ATGTTCAATATTTTGATCGGAGACTGGTTAATGGCGGGCGTGCAGAAGGCCAAGAGCGAGGAAACCCACCGGCGCATCCTGGAGGCCGCCATCGCGCTGATGGAGGAGGGCGGTCTGAACGCGGTCCAGATTCGCGCCGTCGCGGCAAAGGCCGGCTATTCGGTCGGCTCCGTCTACAAGCACTATGCCGATATCGACGCGCTGATCATCGCGGTGAACGCGATCACCCTGTCCCGCATTCATGACACCATGACGGCGGCAACAGAGGGCTTAGAGGACCCGGTGGCCCGCCTGAAGGCGCTCGCCCATGCCTATCTGGAGTTCGCACGCAAAAACGTGACCCTGTGGCGCGGCCTGTTTGACCATCACCTGGCCGATGGCAAGGACATTCCGGACGACCACCGCCAGCAAAACATCGCGCTGCTTTCCTTCATCGGCCGGGAGATCCAGACGCTGGAGCCCGGCATGGACGCCGCCGCCCTGGCCGCCCGCACCAGAACCTGCTTCGCCGCCGTCCACGGCCTGGTCACCATCAGCCTCGAGGCCCGCTTCGTCGGGTTGTCGCAAGACACGCTGCCGGTGGAGATGGATTTCCTGGTGGATCGGCTGGCGGGAAGGTGA
- a CDS encoding cobalamin-independent methionine synthase II family protein encodes MAIETTHVGSLPRGDKLSALLLAKDKGEDYDRDEFEAVVQAAINDAVRHQREAGVSIISDGELGKVGYSTYMQERLSGFGGHIDRKPAQDLAEHPGLAQKLSAIMGKQEFTRASCIGEVKLVDLQPALEDIRRFKTALAKEGEGTRAFMNAASPGLITAFQVNRHYPSHEAYLDALVAAMRPEYEAILDAGLDIQFDCPDLAMSAHTGYQDASEEEFLKIAAANVEALNAATEGLPKERMRMHLCWGNYEGPHDHDIALEKVIDIVLAARPCTILFEGANPCHEHEWVVWRDTAIPDDKILAPGVIDTCSNYVEHPELIAQRLQHFIDIVGVDRVIASTDCGFGTFAGYGKIDPDVTWKKLRNLRKGADLAASRN; translated from the coding sequence ATGGCAATCGAGACGACCCATGTGGGCAGCCTGCCGCGCGGCGATAAACTGTCGGCCCTGCTCCTGGCAAAGGACAAGGGCGAGGACTACGACAGGGACGAATTCGAGGCGGTCGTTCAGGCTGCGATCAACGACGCCGTCCGGCATCAGCGCGAGGCCGGGGTCAGCATCATTTCCGATGGGGAGCTGGGTAAGGTCGGCTATTCCACTTACATGCAGGAGCGCCTGAGCGGCTTCGGCGGGCATATCGACCGCAAGCCGGCGCAGGACCTGGCGGAACATCCGGGTCTCGCTCAAAAACTCAGCGCGATCATGGGCAAGCAGGAGTTCACCCGTGCGTCCTGTATCGGCGAGGTCAAGCTGGTCGATCTGCAGCCCGCACTTGAGGATATCCGCCGCTTCAAGACAGCCCTGGCCAAGGAAGGCGAGGGCACCCGGGCGTTCATGAATGCAGCGTCGCCGGGGCTGATCACCGCGTTTCAGGTCAACCGCCATTATCCGAGCCACGAGGCCTATCTGGACGCCCTGGTCGCGGCGATGCGGCCGGAATACGAGGCCATTCTCGATGCCGGGCTGGACATCCAGTTCGACTGTCCGGATCTGGCCATGTCGGCCCATACCGGCTACCAGGACGCCTCCGAGGAAGAGTTCCTGAAGATTGCCGCCGCCAATGTCGAGGCCCTGAATGCGGCCACGGAAGGCCTGCCGAAGGAGCGGATGCGCATGCATCTGTGCTGGGGCAACTACGAGGGCCCGCACGATCACGATATCGCTCTGGAAAAGGTGATCGACATCGTTCTCGCCGCCCGCCCGTGCACCATCCTGTTTGAAGGCGCGAACCCGTGCCACGAGCACGAATGGGTCGTCTGGCGCGACACGGCGATCCCCGACGACAAGATCTTGGCGCCGGGCGTCATCGACACCTGTTCCAACTACGTGGAACACCCGGAGCTGATCGCCCAGCGGCTGCAGCACTTCATCGATATTGTCGGTGTCGACCGGGTGATCGCCAGCACCGATTGCGGCTTCGGCACCTTCGCCGGCTACGGCAAGATCGATCCCGACGTCACCTGGAAAAAGCTCCGCAACCTGCGCAAGGGCGCGGATCTCGCCGCAAGCCGGAATTAA
- a CDS encoding PspA/IM30 family protein, producing MIDRLISTLKALMNGDRETTWEQAGERNDLALLSAQIRDAGAAVRAARKAVALAKAQNEQDRRRIGTVATAIADLETRAKAALAKGAEPLARDAAEAIAVLEDEHAALSAAVTAFEADIAVLTDNLRRAEARLRELERGQRVANVREHVRTAGTLGAAVRQSSLTDAEDTLIRIRDRQERGMLADEALSSLTALDRPQELVSRLAEAGCGAPVRSSADAVLDRLKSSGPILIAKS from the coding sequence ATGATCGACAGACTGATATCGACGCTGAAGGCTCTGATGAACGGAGACCGAGAAACAACTTGGGAGCAAGCCGGGGAGCGCAACGACCTTGCCCTGCTTTCCGCACAGATCCGCGACGCGGGCGCTGCCGTCCGTGCTGCCAGAAAGGCCGTTGCGCTGGCCAAGGCGCAGAACGAACAGGACCGCAGGCGCATCGGCACCGTTGCCACCGCCATCGCGGACCTTGAAACCCGCGCGAAGGCGGCCCTTGCCAAGGGGGCCGAGCCCCTTGCCCGGGACGCAGCCGAAGCCATCGCCGTTCTGGAAGATGAGCACGCTGCCTTGAGCGCAGCCGTAACGGCCTTCGAAGCCGACATCGCCGTCCTGACCGACAACCTGCGCCGGGCCGAGGCCCGCCTGCGCGAATTGGAGCGCGGCCAAAGGGTGGCGAACGTCCGCGAACATGTGCGCACCGCCGGCACGCTCGGCGCTGCTGTCCGGCAGTCGTCACTGACGGACGCCGAAGACACCCTCATCCGCATCCGCGACCGCCAGGAGCGCGGGATGCTGGCAGACGAGGCGCTGTCCTCGCTTACCGCCCTCGACCGGCCGCAGGAGCTTGTCTCCCGGCTGGCGGAGGCCGGCTGCGGTGCGCCGGTGCGCTCCTCGGCCGACGCGGTCTTGGACCGGCTGAAATCTTCCGGCCCGATCCTGATCGCAAAATCCTGA
- a CDS encoding RidA family protein yields MTQRDAIFPAGRHALYEAHGYSAAIRSGDLVFVSGQVGSRSDGTPEPDFARQVQLAFDNLEATLTAAGCTFDDIVDVTTFHTDPEKQFEDLMQVKDRTFSSPPYPNWTAVGVTWLAGFDFEIKVIARIPEAA; encoded by the coding sequence ATGACGCAACGCGACGCAATCTTTCCCGCCGGCCGGCATGCGCTTTACGAGGCGCACGGCTATTCCGCCGCGATCCGCTCCGGAGATCTGGTGTTCGTCTCCGGCCAGGTCGGCAGTCGGTCCGACGGTACGCCTGAGCCCGATTTCGCGCGCCAGGTCCAGCTGGCCTTCGACAACCTCGAAGCCACGCTCACAGCGGCCGGCTGTACGTTCGACGATATCGTCGATGTGACGACCTTTCACACGGACCCGGAAAAGCAGTTCGAAGACCTCATGCAGGTCAAGGACCGCACGTTCTCGAGCCCGCCCTATCCCAACTGGACCGCTGTCGGTGTGACCTGGCTTGCCGGTTTCGATTTCGAAATCAAGGTCATCGCCCGCATTCCCGAGGCTGCCTAG
- a CDS encoding FAD-dependent oxidoreductase codes for MVDQLDVDCCVVGGGPAGVMAGLLFARAGARTVVLEKHGDFLRDFRGDTVHPSTLELMHELGVLEAFLARPHQQLSRLSARFGDALVHLADFSHCDTTCKFIALMPQWHFLDFLNSVASPLPTYQLRQSAEVTDLIFDGDRVAGVHAETPDGPLEVRAKVVIGADGRGSLVRDRAGFEVEDIGAPIDVLWFRVPRPEGFHEEEPLFNMNKGSVVITIDRGDYFQCAFVIPKGAAEKVKGRGLDHFRSVVVTAAPHLSGLVDAVTDLDEVKLLTVTVDRLKEWSRPGLLMIGDSAHAMSPIGGVGINLAVQDAVAAANLLAGPLAESQDIDPLLPGLRERRLWPIKATQFVQVQAQNRLIAPALETSKPSKPPLPARLASRMPFLQHKLASVIGVGVLPEHIQSPEKYRLSAQRE; via the coding sequence ATGGTCGATCAACTGGATGTCGATTGTTGTGTCGTCGGCGGCGGGCCGGCCGGCGTCATGGCGGGGCTTCTGTTTGCCCGCGCCGGGGCCAGGACCGTCGTTCTTGAGAAGCACGGCGATTTCCTGCGCGATTTCCGGGGCGACACCGTCCACCCCTCCACGCTGGAACTGATGCACGAACTTGGCGTGCTGGAGGCGTTTCTCGCCCGGCCGCACCAGCAGCTGAGCCGACTGTCGGCCCGCTTCGGCGACGCACTGGTGCATCTGGCCGACTTCTCCCATTGCGACACGACCTGCAAGTTTATCGCCCTGATGCCTCAGTGGCATTTCCTGGATTTCCTGAACTCGGTCGCCTCGCCCCTGCCGACCTACCAGTTGCGCCAGAGCGCCGAGGTCACGGACCTGATCTTCGACGGCGACCGTGTCGCCGGCGTGCATGCCGAAACGCCGGATGGCCCGCTGGAAGTGCGGGCGAAGGTGGTGATCGGCGCCGACGGCCGCGGCTCGCTGGTGCGCGACCGGGCCGGGTTCGAGGTGGAGGATATCGGCGCGCCCATCGACGTGTTGTGGTTCAGGGTGCCCCGCCCCGAAGGCTTCCACGAGGAAGAGCCGCTGTTCAACATGAACAAGGGCAGTGTCGTCATCACCATCGACCGCGGCGACTATTTCCAATGCGCCTTCGTCATTCCCAAGGGAGCGGCGGAGAAGGTGAAAGGCCGGGGGCTGGACCACTTCCGCTCCGTCGTTGTCACCGCCGCGCCGCATCTTTCCGGGCTGGTCGATGCGGTGACCGACCTCGACGAGGTCAAGCTGCTGACCGTAACCGTGGACAGGCTCAAGGAGTGGTCGCGGCCGGGCCTTTTGATGATCGGCGACAGCGCCCATGCCATGTCACCCATCGGCGGCGTCGGCATCAATCTGGCGGTCCAGGACGCGGTGGCGGCGGCCAACCTGCTGGCCGGTCCGCTGGCGGAGAGCCAGGACATCGACCCGCTGCTGCCAGGCTTGCGCGAGCGGCGCCTGTGGCCGATCAAGGCGACCCAGTTCGTCCAGGTTCAGGCGCAGAACCGGCTGATCGCCCCTGCACTGGAGACGTCCAAGCCGAGCAAACCGCCCCTGCCCGCCCGCCTCGCCTCCCGGATGCCGTTCCTGCAGCACAAGCTCGCCTCGGTGATCGGTGTAGGCGTCCTGCCCGAGCATATTCAAAGCCCGGAGAAATACCGGTTAAGCGCGCAAAGAGAGTGA
- a CDS encoding DCC1-like thiol-disulfide oxidoreductase family protein, translated as MQPQTAADTGEQDDDRHDDRPIIVFDALCVLCSANAQFILRFDKRGHFRLASMQGAVGAALFRRCGIDPDNPETLVIVQGDKVLRDSDAVLAIYDRLGGAWRALTLFKLVPRFLRDRLYRLVARNRYRIFGRRETCWVPTPEQAGRIL; from the coding sequence ATCCAGCCTCAAACCGCAGCCGACACCGGCGAGCAAGACGATGATCGGCACGATGACCGGCCCATCATCGTCTTCGACGCCCTGTGCGTGCTGTGCTCGGCCAATGCGCAATTCATCCTGCGGTTCGACAAGCGCGGGCACTTCCGCCTGGCCTCGATGCAAGGCGCGGTCGGGGCCGCCCTGTTCCGCCGCTGCGGCATCGATCCGGACAATCCGGAAACCCTCGTCATCGTTCAGGGTGACAAGGTCCTGCGCGACAGTGATGCGGTGCTTGCCATTTATGACCGACTTGGCGGTGCCTGGCGGGCGTTGACCCTATTCAAGCTCGTTCCGCGGTTCCTGCGCGACCGGCTTTATCGTCTTGTCGCGCGCAACCGCTACCGGATCTTCGGCCGGCGGGAGACCTGCTGGGTGCCCACGCCCGAACAGGCCGGACGCATCCTTTGA
- a CDS encoding TetR/AcrR family transcriptional regulator has translation MNAKRRIETMEENRAKLIAAARRAFAEQGYAAASMDDLTAEVGLTRGALYHNFGNKRGLLAAVVAQIDTEMALQAQEAGAHAANDWEGLLAEGEAYIRMALDPEVQRIVLLDGPAVLGDPSQWPSQNACLQATRTIVERLIAEGILKPMDPEAVSRLMNGAALNAALWIAASEDPEEVLPKAIEAFRSMATGLLA, from the coding sequence ATGAACGCGAAACGACGTATCGAAACGATGGAAGAAAACCGGGCCAAGCTGATCGCGGCCGCCCGCCGGGCCTTTGCCGAGCAGGGATATGCGGCCGCGTCCATGGACGATTTGACCGCCGAAGTGGGCCTGACCCGCGGAGCGCTCTACCACAATTTCGGCAACAAGCGCGGGCTGCTGGCTGCGGTGGTCGCCCAGATCGACACGGAAATGGCGCTCCAGGCCCAGGAGGCCGGCGCCCATGCTGCAAACGACTGGGAAGGCCTGCTCGCAGAGGGGGAAGCCTATATCCGGATGGCACTCGACCCGGAGGTGCAGCGCATCGTCCTGCTCGACGGGCCGGCGGTGCTGGGCGACCCGTCGCAATGGCCCAGCCAGAACGCCTGCCTGCAGGCGACGCGGACGATCGTGGAACGGCTGATCGCCGAGGGCATCCTGAAGCCGATGGACCCGGAAGCCGTCTCCCGGCTCATGAACGGCGCGGCTCTCAATGCCGCGCTATGGATTGCCGCCAGCGAAGACCCGGAAGAGGTCCTGCCGAAAGCCATCGAAGCCTTCCGCTCCATGGCCACGGGATTGCTCGCCTAG